One window of the Endomicrobium proavitum genome contains the following:
- the trmD gene encoding tRNA (guanosine(37)-N1)-methyltransferase TrmD, which produces MKIDILTIFPQMFNGPLSESLIGKAANKGILEINVTDIRSFSKDKHKKVDDKPFGGGVGMVLKPEPVYDALKSVGVKKKNKEYKNSFAKPLVIYMSPQGKTLNSDLVKNLAKYKHIVFLCGHYEGVDERIMNFVDEEISVGDYVLTGGEIPAMIVTDAVARMIPGVVKEEDSVKNDSFYNGLLDYPHYTRPAVFKKFKVPEVLLSGDHKKIENWRKNEALKRTLQRRPDLIKK; this is translated from the coding sequence ATGAAGATTGATATTCTTACAATTTTTCCGCAAATGTTTAACGGACCTCTTTCGGAAAGTTTAATAGGCAAAGCGGCAAACAAAGGCATTTTAGAAATTAACGTTACGGATATTCGCTCTTTCTCTAAAGATAAACATAAAAAAGTTGACGACAAACCTTTTGGCGGCGGCGTTGGAATGGTTTTAAAACCCGAGCCCGTTTACGACGCGCTAAAAAGTGTGGGCGTAAAAAAGAAAAACAAAGAATACAAAAATTCTTTCGCAAAACCTTTGGTAATTTATATGTCTCCGCAGGGCAAAACGTTAAATTCCGACCTTGTGAAAAATCTTGCAAAATACAAACATATTGTTTTTTTGTGCGGACATTACGAAGGCGTTGACGAACGTATTATGAATTTTGTTGACGAAGAAATATCGGTTGGCGATTACGTTCTTACCGGCGGAGAAATTCCGGCGATGATTGTAACCGACGCCGTAGCAAGAATGATTCCCGGCGTGGTAAAAGAAGAAGATTCCGTTAAAAACGATTCTTTTTACAACGGGCTTTTAGATTATCCGCATTATACGCGTCCGGCGGTATTTAAAAAATTTAAAGTTCCGGAAGTTTTACTTTCCGGCGACCATAAAAAAATAGAAAATTGGCGCAAAAACGAAGCGCTTAAACGGACTTTACAAAGACGTCCGGATTTAATAAAAAAATAG
- the rplS gene encoding 50S ribosomal protein L19: protein MSLLDFVNAAQKKELGVSFKPGDQVKVHFKVVEGGNERIQVFEGVVIRIKGSGLSETFTVRKISFGIGVERIFPVNSPRIDKVEVARRGKVRRAKLYYLRNLSGKAARISEDSSRRPAAETAKTETKAA, encoded by the coding sequence ATGTCATTATTGGATTTCGTGAATGCAGCTCAGAAAAAAGAGTTGGGCGTATCTTTTAAACCCGGCGACCAGGTAAAGGTTCACTTCAAAGTTGTTGAAGGCGGAAATGAAAGAATACAGGTTTTTGAAGGCGTTGTTATAAGAATTAAAGGAAGCGGTCTTAGCGAAACTTTTACCGTTAGAAAAATTTCTTTCGGCATAGGCGTGGAAAGGATTTTCCCCGTTAATTCCCCAAGAATTGATAAGGTTGAAGTTGCAAGACGCGGAAAAGTCCGCAGAGCAAAACTTTATTATTTAAGAAACCTCTCCGGCAAAGCCGCAAGAATTTCGGAAGATTCTTCAAGAAGACCCGCAGCGGAAACCGCAAAGACAGAAACAAAAGCGGCATAA
- a CDS encoding ribonuclease HII — MLHLFDKAYHDKGVNFLAGIDEAGRGPLAGPVTAAAVIFPQDARIPFLNDSKKLTPKKREELFEIIQNTALAFAVVSIDNKIIDEINILQATFLAMKRAVESLKINPELCLVDGNHKIPNLLFNQEAVIGGDAKSASVAAASILAKVTRDKLMLEYAKQYPQYFFEKHKGYGTKTHIEAIKKHGACSIHRLTFAPIAQENKGWEGARSKE, encoded by the coding sequence ATGTTACATCTATTTGACAAAGCATATCACGATAAAGGCGTCAACTTTCTTGCCGGTATAGACGAGGCGGGAAGGGGGCCTCTTGCGGGTCCGGTAACCGCTGCCGCTGTAATTTTTCCTCAAGACGCGCGCATACCTTTTTTAAACGATTCCAAAAAATTAACGCCAAAAAAAAGAGAAGAACTTTTTGAAATAATTCAAAACACGGCGCTGGCGTTTGCCGTTGTTTCGATTGATAATAAAATTATAGACGAAATAAATATTTTGCAGGCAACTTTTCTTGCAATGAAACGCGCCGTTGAAAGCCTTAAAATAAACCCCGAACTTTGTCTTGTTGACGGCAATCATAAAATTCCAAACTTACTGTTTAACCAAGAAGCCGTAATCGGCGGCGATGCCAAAAGCGCGTCGGTAGCGGCCGCGTCTATTCTTGCAAAAGTTACAAGAGACAAACTTATGCTTGAATACGCAAAACAATACCCTCAATATTTTTTTGAAAAACACAAAGGCTACGGCACAAAAACCCACATAGAAGCCATAAAAAAACACGGTGCCTGCTCAATACACCGCTTAACTTTTGCGCCAATAGCGCAAGAAAACAAAGGGTGGGAAGGAGCAAGGAGCAAGGAGTAA
- a CDS encoding YraN family protein translates to MSRDIGFAKEKEVADFLKKRGYKILETNFLTRFGEIDIIAKHKKTIVFIEVKYRSSLYAGAPQEAVTSSKQKKIIKAAIMYIKLHNINSDLRFDVAAVDDKSINIIESSFEAPENSYYL, encoded by the coding sequence ATGAGCAGAGATATTGGTTTTGCTAAAGAGAAAGAAGTTGCGGATTTTTTAAAAAAACGCGGGTATAAAATTTTGGAGACAAATTTTTTAACGCGGTTTGGCGAAATAGACATAATTGCAAAACATAAAAAAACCATTGTTTTTATTGAAGTAAAGTACAGAAGCTCTTTGTATGCGGGCGCGCCTCAGGAAGCGGTTACGTCGTCCAAGCAAAAGAAAATAATAAAAGCGGCAATAATGTATATAAAATTGCACAACATAAATTCCGACTTGCGCTTTGACGTTGCCGCCGTGGATGATAAAAGCATAAACATAATAGAATCCTCATTTGAAGCCCCTGAAAACTCATACTACTTGTAA
- a CDS encoding glycosyl hydrolase, with translation MKRSLNLFVVFLFTFLIFSAKDLQAFSRPTINGAGVLETFDALLLPARLADTFTLTSKPYPTNKWYTSLFVNIAGKTSDATILNAFYGNKISPTPMLVVYDTVFPYTNVAWGNGWGYSLGGHNVGYGTFGPPSGGVGVKAADILPIAVQAAWGSGVDDVIKANSTELKDYGDWSFTAVLTDNVNSTRKMTSTFGKGFLFTYNYFTNNVNPRFRMKTYESGTAYTYYYNNGGVMTQIAPGNQVTTDSIMIKIYTVATTLGASAYQYFAVYAPAGTVFRVETAPSPGEIVNITLSGATESDRYLAIGLLKSPAPAASDVAAFDIFKDYYKYAYNFITDTQVSWAYNSDASITTTYNFTVTPKRTDHAGYVAGQTVYGLYPHHYRNITTGVNTAYTYNTIRGELRVNTGASFQTKVNFQGMLPYFPYEVPDGARKTQLQAYINNDKNFNPSNPRGQNTYYYGKALARAANLIPIFNQTNNAAARNTMITRLKNELIAWYSGAGATDNKFFGYDSLYGGIIGRGPSGYNAIDFIGEEIDFGATKYNDHHFHYGYYIYASALLAMFDPDFASNLQYKEIVDALVKEIANPDRNSTHFPFLRYFDVYEGHSYANGKGGGIRDYGNDEESSSEAMNAWAGIYLWGVATNNEEYKKLGLYLYTTHYEAIRKYYFDIDLDIYRTKYPSYAHSTIGMLFDSMFTWDLWWSPKINKTIMGIQILPVNPTSLYLAYDTTHAQQYYTEMNGETGYDNFWKDVWLKFKSFFDPAGALTDWASAGLPLGFPDTWASNGGGDDGTTLTHSYQFINFFDSVGTLNTGYYATDSSGNSVPFAVTKKGSDYTFVAYNGAASAKIITFYPRGGSPAVPGSGIMNVPARSIMTTKDFASFKTDGSLVFNYNYASPNGWGVSITGMSPALNFDIQAAFSEAPNPASTNTQYEYLGNSYFTVTKTTVSINGTIPMTYDYSSAVIPAGVNEDDLRLAVYDSALQTVTPINIAPNTISHTITVQVGNADFNKSYMLVRVINIDKSVYAYPNPYNHLRHRSAGIHFANLQAGAQISIYNISGEKVFETTTASSGECVWNVRNNSGRTIASGVYIYHIKTGGKTVKGKIAIER, from the coding sequence ATGAAGAGATCGTTAAATTTATTTGTAGTGTTTTTGTTTACGTTTTTAATTTTTTCAGCAAAAGATTTACAAGCGTTTAGCAGGCCAACCATTAACGGCGCCGGCGTGCTTGAAACTTTTGACGCGTTGCTGCTTCCTGCGAGGTTAGCCGATACGTTCACTCTTACTTCTAAACCTTACCCTACGAACAAATGGTACACTTCGCTTTTTGTAAATATTGCAGGGAAAACTTCAGATGCAACTATATTAAATGCATTTTATGGTAATAAAATTTCACCTACTCCTATGCTTGTGGTTTACGATACAGTGTTTCCATATACCAATGTGGCATGGGGCAACGGTTGGGGTTATTCTTTAGGCGGACATAATGTAGGCTATGGAACTTTCGGGCCTCCAAGCGGCGGAGTCGGCGTTAAGGCTGCGGATATTTTGCCTATAGCCGTTCAAGCGGCGTGGGGCAGCGGCGTTGATGATGTTATTAAAGCGAACTCTACGGAGCTTAAAGATTATGGAGATTGGTCGTTTACTGCCGTTCTTACAGATAATGTTAATTCCACAAGAAAAATGACGTCAACTTTCGGCAAAGGCTTTCTGTTTACATATAATTATTTCACGAATAATGTGAATCCAAGATTTAGAATGAAAACGTATGAGAGCGGAACGGCATATACATACTATTATAATAACGGCGGCGTTATGACGCAAATTGCCCCGGGCAACCAAGTAACAACCGATTCTATAATGATTAAAATTTATACTGTCGCAACTACTCTTGGCGCATCGGCATATCAATATTTTGCTGTATATGCTCCGGCAGGAACAGTGTTTAGAGTTGAAACCGCGCCAAGCCCCGGCGAAATTGTCAACATAACTCTTTCCGGCGCAACGGAAAGCGATAGATATTTAGCAATAGGGCTTTTAAAATCTCCCGCGCCTGCCGCAAGCGATGTCGCCGCATTTGATATTTTTAAAGATTATTATAAATACGCTTATAATTTCATTACGGATACTCAAGTAAGCTGGGCTTATAATTCCGACGCGTCAATAACAACAACTTATAATTTTACGGTAACGCCAAAAAGAACAGATCATGCAGGCTATGTGGCCGGGCAAACTGTTTACGGACTTTATCCTCATCATTACAGAAATATTACCACAGGGGTAAATACCGCTTATACATATAATACTATAAGAGGCGAGTTGCGGGTAAACACGGGAGCATCTTTCCAGACAAAAGTTAATTTTCAGGGAATGCTGCCGTATTTCCCTTACGAAGTTCCCGACGGAGCTCGTAAAACGCAGCTGCAGGCATATATTAATAACGATAAAAATTTTAACCCGTCAAATCCGCGTGGTCAAAATACTTACTACTATGGCAAAGCTCTTGCAAGAGCGGCAAATTTAATTCCTATTTTTAACCAAACAAATAACGCAGCTGCCCGTAACACAATGATTACAAGATTGAAAAACGAATTAATAGCTTGGTATAGCGGCGCAGGCGCAACGGATAATAAGTTTTTTGGTTACGATTCTCTTTACGGCGGCATTATAGGGCGCGGACCTAGCGGTTATAATGCTATAGATTTTATTGGCGAAGAGATTGATTTTGGCGCGACAAAATATAACGATCATCATTTTCATTACGGGTATTATATTTACGCGTCCGCATTGCTTGCAATGTTTGATCCGGACTTTGCTTCTAACTTGCAGTATAAAGAAATTGTTGACGCGCTTGTTAAAGAAATTGCAAACCCTGACAGGAATAGCACGCATTTTCCGTTTTTAAGATATTTTGACGTGTATGAAGGACACTCTTACGCTAACGGCAAAGGCGGCGGTATCCGCGATTACGGCAACGACGAAGAATCTTCTTCTGAAGCCATGAATGCATGGGCGGGAATATATCTTTGGGGCGTAGCGACAAACAATGAAGAATATAAAAAATTAGGACTTTACTTATACACCACCCATTACGAAGCCATAAGAAAATATTATTTTGATATAGACTTAGATATTTACAGAACGAAATATCCAAGCTATGCGCATTCAACTATCGGTATGCTGTTTGACAGTATGTTCACATGGGATTTATGGTGGTCGCCAAAAATTAATAAAACTATAATGGGCATTCAAATTTTGCCGGTAAATCCGACGTCTCTTTACTTGGCGTATGATACAACCCACGCGCAGCAATATTACACAGAGATGAACGGAGAAACCGGTTATGATAATTTTTGGAAAGACGTGTGGCTTAAATTTAAATCTTTCTTTGACCCTGCCGGAGCGTTAACTGACTGGGCGTCTGCCGGGCTTCCGTTAGGTTTTCCCGATACATGGGCAAGCAACGGCGGCGGCGACGACGGAACAACATTAACGCATTCGTATCAATTTATAAATTTCTTTGATTCTGTGGGAACGTTAAATACAGGATATTATGCTACCGATTCTTCAGGAAATTCAGTTCCTTTTGCCGTTACAAAGAAAGGTTCGGATTATACTTTTGTGGCATACAACGGCGCGGCATCGGCAAAAATTATTACATTCTATCCAAGAGGCGGCTCCCCTGCGGTTCCGGGCAGCGGCATTATGAATGTGCCCGCAAGATCTATAATGACAACGAAAGATTTTGCAAGCTTTAAAACGGACGGTAGTTTAGTTTTTAATTATAACTATGCAAGCCCTAACGGCTGGGGAGTTTCTATAACCGGAATGTCGCCGGCTTTAAATTTTGATATACAAGCCGCTTTTAGCGAAGCGCCAAACCCGGCTTCAACTAATACGCAGTACGAATATCTTGGCAACTCGTATTTTACAGTTACCAAAACTACCGTAAGCATAAACGGAACAATTCCTATGACGTACGATTACAGTTCTGCGGTTATCCCTGCGGGCGTAAATGAGGATGATTTAAGGCTTGCAGTTTACGACAGCGCTCTGCAAACTGTTACTCCAATTAACATAGCGCCAAATACTATTTCACACACTATAACCGTGCAAGTCGGAAATGCAGATTTTAACAAATCGTATATGCTTGTAAGAGTTATAAATATTGACAAAAGCGTTTACGCATACCCAAATCCGTATAACCACTTGCGCCACAGATCTGCGGGAATACACTTTGCGAATTTACAAGCAGGCGCGCAAATAAGCATTTACAATATTTCCGGCGAAAAAGTTTTTGAAACAACAACTGCGTCAAGCGGGGAATGCGTTTGGAACGTCAGAAATAACTCCGGCAGAACAATAGCCTCCGGCGTTTACATTTACCACATAAAGACCGGCGGAAAAACAGTTAAAGGAAAAATTGCCATAGAAAGATAA